A part of Cyanobacteria bacterium GSL.Bin1 genomic DNA contains:
- a CDS encoding peptidylprolyl isomerase, whose translation MVEFSGQVIETDEVIDFLKKQVKLKDTCIKILHQKIINHALKTYGVQIKPEEVQAQGDRLRRQRHLEQAEDTFAWLAEELITPEDWEAGIYDHLAAHKLSDHLFSQAVKDFFNQNQHNFEKILLYQIIVSDKKLAWEIFYQIEEEEMSFYQAAHLYDIDPERRIQCGYVGKVHRYDLKQNIATLVFQAKQDTVITPFASEQGYHLFLVEEFIPAELTDEIYQMLLNQMFENWLAKELDYMLFNQNNYQATL comes from the coding sequence GAAGTTATAGATTTTTTAAAGAAACAAGTTAAACTGAAAGATACTTGTATCAAAATATTACATCAGAAGATAATTAATCATGCCCTTAAAACTTATGGTGTCCAGATTAAACCTGAAGAAGTTCAAGCGCAAGGAGATCGGTTACGACGACAAAGGCATTTAGAACAAGCCGAAGATACCTTTGCTTGGCTTGCTGAGGAATTAATTACCCCTGAAGATTGGGAAGCAGGAATTTACGATCATTTAGCAGCTCATAAACTTTCTGATCATCTTTTTTCTCAAGCAGTAAAAGATTTTTTTAACCAAAATCAACATAATTTTGAAAAAATATTACTTTATCAAATTATTGTTTCTGATAAAAAATTAGCTTGGGAAATTTTTTATCAAATAGAAGAAGAAGAAATGAGCTTTTATCAAGCTGCTCATTTATATGATATTGATCCTGAGCGTAGAATTCAATGTGGTTATGTCGGTAAGGTTCATCGTTATGACTTAAAACAAAATATAGCAACACTTGTTTTTCAAGCTAAACAGGATACAGTGATCACACCTTTTGCGTCTGAACAAGGATATCATCTGTTTTTAGTTGAAGAATTTATTCCTGCTGAATTAACAGACGAAATTTATCAAATGTTACTGAACCAAATGTTTGAAAATTGGCTTGCAAAAGAACTTGACTATATGCTTTTTAATCAAAATAATTATCAGGCAACTTTATAA